The nucleotide window CTTTTGTTTTCATATTGCGATGACATGAGGATCCCCAAAGCTTCAGGCGGGATTTGCCCGTCAGCTGGCAGAAAACTTACCCATTCACCTCGAGCAGCTGCAACGCCCGTCTTGAGGGCCGCACCGATTCCAGAACGTTGTTTGTGCCGCAGACAGCGGTGTTCAATGCCGGCCAAAGACCGTTTCGCGATTTCAAGCGATGTGTCCGTTGAGCCGTCGTCTACAAATACAATTTCGGATGAAACAGGGTTTGCCCGAAGCCAACTGATAAGCTCAGTCATGACCGGCGGTATGTTTTCTGACTCGTTGTACGCGAACACGACGATGCTAAGTTTTACAGGGCTCATGGTGGACGCATCCGTAGTTTCTTTGCCGGAACCCCAGCCATTATGCTGTAGGCTTCGACATCTTTGGTGACCACCGCGCCGGCTCCAATTTGGGCACCTTTGCCGATGTGCACACCCGGCAAAATAATTGCGCCGCTGCCAATATCCACATGATCGTCGATGATGACCTCAGCATATGTAACCGAAGATTCAAGGATGGCCTTTTCGCGGCCTTCTTCCTGGTGCTGCGAAGTCAGTATCTTTACCCCAGGGCCGATGCCGACTTGTTTGCCAATGCGAAGTCCGCCAGCGCTGTGAAAGAAACACTGTTGTCCAATCCAGCTTTTATCACCGATGAGCATTTCATTCTTGTAGTAGGCTTTCAGAATGCTTTGATGTCCGATATAAACATTGTGACCCAAATGAATGTTTTCCGGATGAAAGACCAGCACGCCCGTCTCAAACACGGGATCATCGCCACATGAAGCGAAGTCCTCGATGGAAAAATGACCGCTGCCGTGGCTTTGATGGCGCATGGGGAAAGTATACCTTGTTTAGCAAAAAACGGCAGATTTTAGCTTATTCTTTGCTGCGAAGCGCTTGACATTCGGGGCCTCAGTGCGTTCAAAGGGCAGTATCTTCTTTGTTTGCCTTGGATTGGAGCGGGTATGTTGAAGCAATGGCTTGGAAAAAGCTATTTGGGTAACTCGGTTGAGGAATGGGCCCTCGCTTTGGGCGTTGCGCTTGCTGTGTGGATTGCTTTGGCGGTGACGCGCAGAGTTGTGATTTTTCGACTGGCGAAGATTGCGAAACGAACCACGAGTTCGGTCGATGACGTCATTGTCGAAGTGCTTGA belongs to Myxococcales bacterium and includes:
- a CDS encoding glycosyltransferase family 2 protein, which gives rise to MSPVKLSIVVFAYNESENIPPVMTELISWLRANPVSSEIVFVDDGSTDTSLEIAKRSLAGIEHRCLRHKQRSGIGAALKTGVAAARGEWVSFLPADGQIPPEALGILMSSQYENKSNIVFSVYENRNDGVHRKILSWGVRTLIFLLLGVRLKSDGPYLFRRLLFNRKKLPSDSFFLNLNFLFACCAHKSLIQWSSSLAAPDWPVVLNQRTHDKR
- a CDS encoding acyltransferase → MRHQSHGSGHFSIEDFASCGDDPVFETGVLVFHPENIHLGHNVYIGHQSILKAYYKNEMLIGDKSWIGQQCFFHSAGGLRIGKQVGIGPGVKILTSQHQEEGREKAILESSVTYAEVIIDDHVDIGSGAIILPGVHIGKGAQIGAGAVVTKDVEAYSIMAGVPAKKLRMRPP